TTCGCGAGCTGGTTATGGAAGGGTCGCTCAAGGGCGGGAAGTGGGGCCTTTGTGGTCATGGGAAGGTATAATTTTAGGGACTGAGGTGTAGGATCTTCGATGCAAGGCATGTGTCATGTGTGATCTTTGTGCGGGGCGCGATTGTCCCAAAGGAAAAAGCGTTTTTTATTGCAGGGCCTCACGTGGCTGGAGGGGTCGGTATTGAGTCATTGTGTTATCTCTGGGGCCGGCCCCAAGGAAGACTGGGAGTGGGGGATGGGATGCTGGTgttgttctttgtgctttttttttgggAGTCCCTTTGTTGCTGCAGGCTCATACCATCCTAACTCTGTAAGGGACTTTTGGTAATAGGAGTCTGTGATTGTAGGGTCTCACTTGATCTGAGAATGGCTACCTCTCGATATGAGCCAGTCGCTGAAATTGGTGTCGGTGCCTATGGGACAGTGTACAAGGCCCGTGATCCCCACAGTGGCCACTTTGTGGCCCTCAAGAGTGTGAGAGTCCCCAatggaggaggagctggaggaggcctTCCCATCAGCACAGTTCGTGAGGTGGCCTTACTGAGGCGACTGGAGGCTTTTGAGCATCCCAATGTTGTCCGGTGAGAAGGTGGTGGAGGGTTGGGAGTGGGGAGTAAAGGGAAAAGACAGCCTATAGGTGGGGTGTGATGATCTGTAGAGAAGTGGGGACCCTGAGGAAATAATGAGAGGCCATGTTGGGTTAAAGGGGATTGAAAAGTGAGCATCTACTCTGGTCAGGCTGATGGACGTCTGTGCCACATCCCGAACTGACCGGGAGATCAAGGTAACCCTGGTGTTTGAGCATGTAGACCAGGACCTAAGGACATATCTGGACAAGGCGCCCCCACCAGGCTTGCCAGCCGAAACCATCAAGGTGAGTGGGGTTGGTAGGCATTGAGAGGTGGATTGGGACCTTTGTAGTAGAACCTTCTGGGATTTCAGGTATAGTGCCTAGTTTCCAGTGCATCTGTACCTCCCCTTTGAAACTAGGATCTGATGCGCCAGTTTCTAAGAGGCCTAGATTTCCTTCATGCCAATTGCATCGTTCACCGAGATCTGAAGCCAGAGAACATTCTGGTGACAAGTGGTGGAACAGTCAAGCTGGCTGACTTTGGCCTAGCCAGAATCTACAGCTACCAGATGGCACTTACACCCGTGGTCAGTAGAAAGATGGTACCAAAATGGGTTCTGGTTGGGAGTAGGACGGTGATTGCCTGTAGCAACTGAGAAGTCATGTGCTTCATGTGTTCAGTCAAGTAAGTTGTGTTTCGTGATAACCCATGGGGTCCCCATCCATTCTTCCTATTCCCTTTAGGTTGTTACACTCTGGTACCGAGCTCCCGAAGTTCTTCTGCAGTCCACATATGCAACACCTGTGGACATGTGGAGTGTTGGCTGCATCTTTGCAGAGATGTTTCGTCGAAAGTATGGGACCCACATACCCTGGACTACCTTGAATTCCCCAAATCGCTTGTTCATAAACCACATCCATACCCtgcccattcttttttttgagaccggggcttgctgtgttgcccaggctggattgcaatggcatgatcacagctcactgcagcttcaacctcctgggctcaactgatcctcccatctcagattcccaagtagctgacactacaggcacgcaccgccatgcttggctagttttttaatatttttgtagagacggggtctcagtttattgcccaggctggtcttgaactcttgcactcaagcaatcctcccacccctaCCTCCCAAAGTAGCGTAAGCTACTGCATCTGGCCCCATTCTTTCACTTGTGTACTACTACCTTGCCCATAGCAGAAAGCtctgaaatgttctggaattaggaACTTCATATccctttattctctttatttttatttatttatttattttgagataaggtttcactctgtcacccaggctggagtgcagtagcccaattacagctcactgtagcctctacctcctgggctaaagcaatcctcctgtctcagcctcttgagtagctgagactacaggtgcacaccaccatgactggcttttttttttttttttagacggagtctcgctctgtcgccaggctggagtgcaatggcgtgatctcagctcactgcaacctccacctcccagattcaagcaattctcctgactcagcctcccgagtagctgggactacaggtgcatgccaccacgctcagctaatttttgtatttttagtagagatgggtttcaccatgttggccaggatggtcttgatctcttgacctcatgatccacctgcctcagactcccaaagtgctgggattacaggcatgagccactgcacctggcatttcttttttttttttttttttttttttttttttttttttaagagacaaggtcttgcttgcccaggctgatctagaactcctgtgctcaagcagtcctctcacctcagcatcccaaagtgctggaattactggcctTTATTCCCTATACTTTCTATTTTGAGCCACTAAGCAGTAACCATTCAACTAAGATATCTTTGAAAATGACTGCTACCTTATGTCCCTTCTCACCTTAGGCCTCTCTTCTGTGGAAACTCTGAAGCCGACCAGTTGGGCAAAATCTTTGAGTAAGTGACCAACATGGGAGAAAAAGATTTTCTATTCCGAGTCCTCTTTCTGCTGAGTCCAGGATGGCAACTGGCTCTGCCCATGGGGATGGGAACTGGAGGACCCTCCTGACCAGAGTTCTCCTGTCCCCCCACAGCCTGATTGGGCTGCCTCCAGAAGATGACTGGCCTCGAGATGTATCCCTGCCCCGTGGAGCCTTTCCCCCCAGAGGGCCCCGCCCAGTGCAGTCGGTGGTACCTGAGATGGAGGAGTCGGGAGCACAGCTGCTGCTGGTACTGGAGATGGCTGTGGGCATAGGGAGAGACTGGGGAAAGAAATAGAGCAGTATGCAGGGCCCTGGCCACTGTGGTTAATGAAACTTGGTTGGTAGATGGGCTGTAGTTTCTATTACAGCTGCAAATGGCCACCCACAGAGAAGGATGTAGAAGAGAACCCATCctgtccgggcacggtggctcatgcctgtaatcccagcactttgggaggccaaggtgggcctatcacctgaggtcaggagttcgagaccagactggccaacatggtgaaacctcgtctttactaaaaatacaaaaataagccggtcgtggtggcacacgcctgtaatctcacctacttgggagactgaggtaggagaatcacttgaactcaggaggcggaggttgcagtgagctgagttcatgccattgcactccagcctgggtgacagagcgagactccgtctcaaaaaaaaaaaaaaagaagaagaaaaaagaagagagctcATCCCAGGTATTGTTGTGGGTGGGCAGAAGTCTCCCTGTTTTCTTCATGGTTTTCTGACCTTTGCCTCTCCCCTCAGGAAATGCTGACTTTTAACCCGCACAAGCGAATCTCTGCCTTTCGAGCTCTGCAGCACTCTTATCTACATAAGGATGAAGGTAATCCGGAGTGAGCAATGGAGTGGCTGCcatggaaggaagaaaagctGCCATTTCCCTTCTGGACACTGAGAGGGCAATCTTTGCCTTTATCTCTGAGGCTATGGAGGCTCCTCCTCCATCTTTCTACAGAGGTTACTTTGCTGCCTTAATGACATTCCCCTCCTACCTCTCCTTTTGAGGCTTCTCCTTCTCCTGCCCCCCTATTTCTCTACACTAAGGGGTATGTTCCCTCTTGTCCCTTTCCCTACCTTTATATTTGGGGTCCTTTTTtatacaggaaaaacaaaacaaagaaataatggtctttttttttttttaatgtttcttcctCTGTTTGGCTTTGCCATTGTGCGATTTGGAAAAACCACTTGGAAGAAGGGACTTTCCTGCAAAACCTTAAAGACTGGTTAAGTTACAGGGCCTAGGAAGTCAGTGGAGCCCCTTGACTGACAAAGCTTAGAAAGGAACTGAAATTGCTTCTTTGAATATGGATTttaggcggggtgcggtggctcacgcctataatcccagcactttgggaggccaacgcaggtggatcacctgaggtcaggagttcgagaccagcctgactaacatggtgaaaccctgtctctactaaaaatacaaaattagccgggcatggtggcgcacacctgtaatcccagctacttgggagactgaggcaggagaatcgcttgaacccggaaggcagaggttgcagtgagccgagatcatgccattgcactccagcctgggcgacagagcaagactctgtttcaaaaaaaaaaaaatatatatatatatatatatatatagatttttaaatggcttttacTTTTATATTCACTGAACTTTCTCAAACTGGGTCCTGCTTATTACAGGAAAGAGTTCTTGCTTGTTTTCTCCTTGGCGCTATCCCTGATTTACCCTTAGAGCCACACCAGGGTATGTTGAGGTGATCCAGCATATGGACGGAGGAGGAGGGGAAACAGCTAAGAATGACTCCAGCCCCCATCCTATATACTCCTAGAAGCTTCCCATGTCCTcttggagagagagggagaaagtttttccttttattccttatAGTCTGGCTCCCACTAAAATACGTCAAGGCATAAAGTCTTGCTATTCTATCAATTTTAGAGGATGTGACAAGGggcctttcctttttctcaaacCAAAACGGTTACAGACCCTAGATATTCCctaagggaggaagagaaagcttAGAGAGAGCAGAAGAGAAGTCAGAAGGATCCAAAGTCTCATAGAAAGGCACTGGGGTTGGCTCTAGGATCCTTCTGATTCCGAAATCTCATTGCTAGCCAAACACCAAGGATCTGTAGGAACAAAGGGAGAGAGATAAGTATCAATCAATTCTCAGTCTCAAGTTAAAAAGGATGTGCGTGAGGGAACTGGAGAATGTTACCTCTGTAAAGCTAAAGAAGAGTCCAACACCCCCTAGGATTTTCAGGGCTTCATCTGAATGCTTAAGAAACTTTTCTCCACACATCTGGCATGTGGGGCTCTGGCTCTTGCAGATCTAAGGATAAAACGTGTGTGAAGAATGcaaagttgtgaatgcaaagttGCTAGTCACCAATATCTATGCCGAATGTCCCTAGAAACTTCACTGTTACCTGACCAGTGTCCTACAAACTAAAATCCCACTTGACTAATTCCCCAGCCTCtatccacccccacctcccaccaacACACAGCCCCAATACAAGAGGGCTTATAGAGAGAGAAACAATGACATTCAAACTAAATTTGCCAACTTGGGCATTGTCCTTACCCAGTTTCCTACCTCCCCTGGCTGCTGCGCCACCCCCAACACACTCACTGCAGTGCAGAAATCATAATCTTGTTGATACAGGGTTGTGAGGTTGAATAAGCCACAACAATCAAAACTTCTTTCCAGTTCGTCCCGAGTCTTGTTGCTCATGACCCACCAAGAAGCATTGATGACATCTGTCTGGAAGATATGGGTAGAGGGAAATTAAGTCTCCCTACATCCTGGTATCAGTTTAAGTGCCTCAATTTCCCTAGTCCAGCAAAGGAAGTCAAACAGAAGCATAATGGTGTGCAACAATTATAGACATGATAAATATCTACCTTTTCAGGTTCTCTAGATCATCCTCATGGAAAATTAACCAGACATCCCAGAGAAAGCAAATAGCCCAAGAGGCCAGAGGCAGTGCATGTAAGGATGATCTTTGGGTAGTTGGGGCTAGACTAAGGAAGGAGTTCGaggttaagaggaaaattttaaaaagcaagttaagTACTTGAAAGGGTACGGTCTTACCTGTTTGCTTCGGTTAATAGCCAGACATGAGCAAGAGATTACAAATTGGAAGATGAAGACCAAACCAAGGATGATCATGTACTGAGAGGAAAGGTTATGGAAAAAAGTCCTAGATTCCTTTATGTTTCATCTGTATTAACTGGTCTCATCTGTTCATAGAACTTATACCACCATGTCAAATTGAAAGCAATAAAATCAGCTCTTGTTTCGTAGATTATGGGACAGGGCAGGGCAAGAAGACGTGTCCAAGATCCCTGAGGTCCCCTACCCTTCTAACATCTTCCTTAGATGACAGCCCTCCCAAGCGCCCGGTTGCCCccatcacttcaggtcaggataCAAAGAACAGCAGGACTTGGTGGTGGTTGACAGCACCCACCAGTCCAGCCACTGCAATAAGGAGAAGGAAGACTCCCACGGCAATGACTCCGCCGATGATGTGGATGCTGGACACCAGACCCAGGCCCTTGCCCCAAGCAGCCACTCCAATGAGCAACAAGCTCACCAGCTACGAAGAAAGAGCAGGTTACATCTCAAGAATTCTAGTATGCAGCACAGGCCAAGGCCAGTACAAGAGGActtgggggcggggcggggggaagGAATAATGGAATGGTGTGTGAATGGGAGCTGGGGATGGTGCTATCCGCACCAGGAGCATCCCTAGGCACTCCCAAAGGTTAGAATGGCTGGGACGGGGGGGTAGGGGGTGGCAGGGATGGTGGTATGAATGCAAAAGCTGAACCCTCAGGATCATCCTATCACTTCCACTTTgggagaaactgaggttcacaggAGGGAGGTATGGAACTTATGCCCACGGCCTTCAGTTCATTCCCCCACTCCCAGACAAACCCCCTCATCAACCGGAAGTCTCCCCTCTCCCACGGAAGTCCCCAGGAATTCCCTCTTCGCCGGAAGTTCCTGGGAATCTTCCCGGAACCCCCATACACCCTTCTCCCCACCGGAAGTACCCTAGAGATTCTGCCCACGGGGCCTTTCCGCCCTGAAGCTTCCCCCACCTCCAAAACCTCACCATGTAGACCACGTTGAGAGCGCAAAGCGCATTCTTGGAGCAGGCAAAGCCGCCGCAAACCATCTCCCCAGCTCTGGGGACCCAAGTGGTCCCAAGGACTTGGGGGGAGGGTATTGGGGACCGTCTTCCAGGACCCCGACAGCTTCTGTCTCTTTAAATCAAGGCCAGCCAAACCCAATTCTCTGCGCCTGCACCGTCCCTCCCCTGCCTCTGGATTGGCTAAATGCGTGGCTAATCCTGGACGTCCAAGGCCTGCCTGGCAATCAACCCGCATTACGTCACCGACCCGCCTTCTGTCCCcctccttttgttttttcattggGCGAAACTTAAAACTAGGGGCAGGGTTTCTAGAGATTCTCTTAGGGACTACAGCCTAAACTCCAAAAGCTTGGGTTGAAAGCTGAGCTTTCTGTGGTCGGAGTTAGGAGAGGGCTAATTCGAGGGAGACGGCTCTGGAGGAACTTAGGTGAAGGGGAGACGGCGGGAGGGGCGGGTAGGGGGCCGCTCCGAGAGCTGGGCAGAAAGGGCTCCGCCCGTAGAAGGAGGGCCCTTCCCCGCCCCCTTCCCCCTGTTCTGCAGTGACCTCATGATGACgccattgttttgttgttgcgTCACGCTCGGGAACACCCAAAGGAGCCACATATTGAGCTTATTTAGCCCGGCCACAGAGTCCGCGGGTTGGACACGGCAACACCCAGGAAATCATCACACGTTTGTGTGTCCGCTAGTACCCATGTCCTGTTCCATATCTCCTCCTAAAGGGGTGCGAATATACCAGAAATTCAGTGTGGAAATAGCGGCCTCAGGCCAGTGCATTCCTGTATGTGGCATTGCCACAAGTGCACAGACGGGTGTGCTCAGCATTTTCAGAGTACACGCCTGATCTAGGGCTTGCAAAAAACGACAGGCAAGAGGAAGAGTCTcggatttaaataaatataagtggAAGGAGCCTCCACCTTTTCACCTGGGGGTAGACTGATCAATCACTTTATTATCTAGTAAAGTGCTTTGACAAACCGTCCTTTTCACGGTGGTGGGGAAAGGCGTAATCCTTCTCTCCCCAGGAGAAAGAAACAgtaggaacaaaaaagaaaaccctccAATCAACTCAACAGAATGATTTAAGTTTGTGTGTACTTAGATTCTATAGTCTTACTGCCACAGTCAGattgccacttcctagctgtgttaCCTTCGGCCAGACACTTAGAAACTGTCTGTGcgtgtttcctcatctgtaaaatggggatatataACAACACACCCTACCTcgggttgtgagaattaagtgagttaatatatgtagaatacttagaacagtacctggcacatagtaaacactcaatgTTAGTTATTACTTTTGAGGTCATTTTACAGGTTCCTGTGGGCAATTCCAACCTCAATTCCCTTATCTTTAACTACACAGTATTTATATAAACTCTTTCAGAAATTAATACCAAAAAGGTATGCAGGAGAATAGATGTTTGACAGGGCCAGAGAGGTGTTTGAGTCTTGAAACAAAGtaattaagttattattattattattattttgagacagagtctcccctgtcgcccaggttggagtgcagtggcgcgatctcagttcactgcaaccttcacctcccaggttcaaacaattctcctccctggctcagcctcccaagtagctggg
This window of the Nomascus leucogenys isolate Asia chromosome 11, Asia_NLE_v1, whole genome shotgun sequence genome carries:
- the TSPAN31 gene encoding tetraspanin-31 isoform X2, which produces MKMGVGLVSLLLIGVAAWGKGLGLVSSIHIIGGVIAVGVFLLLIAVAGLVGAVNHHQVLLFFYMIILGLVFIFQFVISCSCLAINRSKQTDVINASWWVMSNKTRDELERSFDCCGLFNLTTLYQQDYDFCTAICKSQSPTCQMCGEKFLKHSDEALKILGGVGLFFSFTEILGVWLAMRFRNQKDPRANPSAFL
- the CDK4 gene encoding cyclin-dependent kinase 4, translating into MATSRYEPVAEIGVGAYGTVYKARDPHSGHFVALKSVRVPNGGGAGGGLPISTVREVALLRRLEAFEHPNVVRLMDVCATSRTDREIKVTLVFEHVDQDLRTYLDKAPPPGLPAETIKDLMRQFLRGLDFLHANCIVHRDLKPENILVTSGGTVKLADFGLARIYSYQMALTPVVVTLWYRAPEVLLQSTYATPVDMWSVGCIFAEMFRRKPLFCGNSEADQLGKIFDLIGLPPEDDWPRDVSLPRGAFPPRGPRPVQSVVPEMEESGAQLLLEMLTFNPHKRISAFRALQHSYLHKDEGNPE
- the TSPAN31 gene encoding tetraspanin-31 isoform X3; the protein is MIILGLVFIFQFVISCSCLAINRSKQTDVINASWWVMSNKTRDELERSFDCCGLFNLTTLYQQDYDFCTAICKSQSPTCQMCGEKFLKHSDEALKILGGVGLFFSFTEILGVWLAMRFRNQKDPRANPSAFL
- the TSPAN31 gene encoding tetraspanin-31 isoform X1, coding for MVCGGFACSKNALCALNVVYMLVSLLLIGVAAWGKGLGLVSSIHIIGGVIAVGVFLLLIAVAGLVGAVNHHQVLLFFYMIILGLVFIFQFVISCSCLAINRSKQTDVINASWWVMSNKTRDELERSFDCCGLFNLTTLYQQDYDFCTAICKSQSPTCQMCGEKFLKHSDEALKILGGVGLFFSFTEILGVWLAMRFRNQKDPRANPSAFL